DNA from Mucilaginibacter mallensis:
CTTTTCCTTTGGCTTTTGATCCGCAGAAAACAATACCCGGGTATTCCATACCGCCCACAATTCCAGCAACAGCGGTAGCAGCCGGATAAGGATACTCAAACCATTTGGCCGAGTTATATTCGATAGATTTTTTTACGTATTCGGTTGATCTCCCCCATGCATCGTTGCCATCGCTTTCAACCGGGTAGGCCGATATAGCTATTGATTTTTTTCCGCTTGGCAAATCCATCTTAGCTGCATCAACAATAAACGCCGCTGAAGATGCCCAAGAAGCATCACGCGCGTTTTTTATCTTAAAATGCCAGGTTAATGTTGATTTGCCAGCCGGGCGCGAAGCTGGGTCGGTAACTTCGGCCGCAGTACGGATAAGTACCGTTTTTTCGCTTTCAGCAGCTTGTGCCCAGCGTTTTTGCTGTTCCGACGTATAAACTTCTTTAGGGTTTTGTAACTCACCTGATGCAAATACAATGTGGTTTGCAGGCGCGGTAATACTCAGGTCGAAGTCGCCGTACTCCAGGTAAAACTCACCCGGACCAGTATAAGGCAGCGTATTCCATCCCATCACATCATCATACACACACATACGCGGGTACCATTGCGCTATCTGGAATATTTTACCATTTTTAGTATCCAATACCCCCATACGGTCCGATCCGTAATTTGGCGGTGTAAATGACCATTCTATCTGCACTTTTACCTTGCCACCGTTAGCAGCAAGTTCTTTTGGTAAAAACACCTGCATACGGGTATCGGTTATCAGGTATTTTACTTCAACACCATCAACCTTAATTGATTTTATTTTATCACCCGCGTCAAATACTTGTCCGCGGCCCCAGTTACGGCTGCCCGTTAACGGTACAATAGCCGTACCCCTTGAATCCTGTTTAAAAAGGTTCTGCTCAACCTGCATCCATAAAAAGCCTAATTTTTGCGGACTGTTGTTGGTATAGGTAACTGTTTCAGAACCGGTAATTTCGTTGGTTTTATCGTCCAGCGTAGCTGCTAACTGGTAGTCGGCACGGTTTTGCCAGTATTTCGGCCCGGGTTGCCCATCGGCTGCACGGTTCTCGTTTCCATTCTTTGTGTAAAAGTACGGACCAAAAGCATCGCGGTAATTGTATTTGCTAACAGGTTTAGAAGTGTCTGTTGCGGCTACAGGCTGTGGGGTTTGTTGCTGTGCCTGGCTCACATTAATAATAGCAACAAAAGCCGGTATTATACCGGCAAGCAGTTTAAATTTCATTTAGTTGTCAATCAGTTAAAAATCGACCGAAAGATAATATAAAATACGGAGAAGCCCCGATTAGTAAAATAATTGTTACCTGAACGTTAATAATTCAGGTATTATTTTACCAACCGGGGCTGCTATTTTATAACCGCTTAACGGCTATTATTTTTTAAAATGCTGCTTATAAGCCTGCTCATCAAAGCCAAAGAATAAAAATCCGCCGTCTTCAATAACCGGC
Protein-coding regions in this window:
- a CDS encoding M1 family metallopeptidase → MKFKLLAGIIPAFVAIINVSQAQQQTPQPVAATDTSKPVSKYNYRDAFGPYFYTKNGNENRAADGQPGPKYWQNRADYQLAATLDDKTNEITGSETVTYTNNSPQKLGFLWMQVEQNLFKQDSRGTAIVPLTGSRNWGRGQVFDAGDKIKSIKVDGVEVKYLITDTRMQVFLPKELAANGGKVKVQIEWSFTPPNYGSDRMGVLDTKNGKIFQIAQWYPRMCVYDDVMGWNTLPYTGPGEFYLEYGDFDLSITAPANHIVFASGELQNPKEVYTSEQQKRWAQAAESEKTVLIRTAAEVTDPASRPAGKSTLTWHFKIKNARDASWASSAAFIVDAAKMDLPSGKKSIAISAYPVESDGNDAWGRSTEYVKKSIEYNSAKWFEYPYPAATAVAGIVGGMEYPGIVFCGSKAKGKGLWGVNDHEFGHTWFPMIVGSNERLYGWMDEGFNTFINGLSTADFNNGEYKSTRPSDMHMTGARFTAPDLEPVLTAPADLKEAHTGTLLYAKPSVGLVLLREQILGPERFDRAFRTYIERWAYKHPTPDDFFRTMENVSGESLQWFWRGWFINNWRLDVAVSDVKYVDGDPTKGALITIDNLDKMAMPVILEIKTKSGKTERIKYPVEIWERFATRTFKYPSTEPIESVTYDPDNVLPDYNPANNVWKSKE